The Rhinolophus ferrumequinum isolate MPI-CBG mRhiFer1 chromosome 6, mRhiFer1_v1.p, whole genome shotgun sequence genome has a window encoding:
- the RNASE9 gene encoding inactive ribonuclease-like protein 9: MGTLLTMQPLPLLLLLLQPFPFQFLMLRKYLDLSPSQEEAFQDYLAELYTTGPTKPPTKESFQKDVIIDFERPLSDFNYCCGEILMKNVHTRLHCRKEHFFLGVEYKELQKLCKQRFVACKNGVKRCHRSLKLIEGVYCNLTDGVMMPDCRYQSFYKKGYVLITCRWQDDIRQMIPAHVNDILETHYQQ; the protein is encoded by the coding sequence GGAACTTTGCTCACCATGCAGCCCCTgcctctgctcctcctcctgctaCAGccatttccttttcagtttctaATGCTACGTAAATATTTGGATTTATCACCTTCTCAGGAAGAAGCATTTCAAGATTATCTGGCGGAATTATATACTACGGGGCCTACAAAACCACCTACCAAAGAAAGTTTCCAAAAGGATGTTATAATTGATTTTGAAAGACCATTATCTGATTTCAATTACTGTTGTGGagaaattttgatgaaaaatgttCACACCAGGTTGCACTGTAGAAAAGAACATTTCTTCCTTGGTGTAGAATATAAGGAGTTGCAAAAATTGTGTAAACAAAGGTTTGTGGCATGTAAGAATGGAGTTAAAAGATGTCACAGGAGCCTGAAACTAATAGAAGGAGTGTATTGTAATTTAACAGATGGAGTCATGATGCCAGACTGTAGATATCAATCTTTTTACAAGAAGGGATATGTCCTTATCACTTGTCGATGGCAAGACGATATCAGACAAATGATTCCTGCCCatgtaaatgatattttggaAACACATTACCAGCAGTAA